One Brassica napus cultivar Da-Ae chromosome C2, Da-Ae, whole genome shotgun sequence DNA window includes the following coding sequences:
- the LOC125582335 gene encoding secreted RxLR effector protein 161-like gives MASKFEMSDLGKLTYYLGIEILEESGMSECNPTQAPMAFNVKVSKVIEEKNINKKEYRKNIGCQRYLLHTRPDLHFSVGALSRYMHEPKKSHGAAFKQILTYLRGTVSLGVRFTRSNEVKLIGYSDSSHNVDSDDGKSTTGHVFYLNEGPVTWCSQKQEIVALSSCESEFMAATEAAKQAIWLQELLGEIIGKPCKKVTILVDNKSAIALTKNPVFHGRSKHIHKRFHFIRESVENEQVEVEHVPGNEQEPTY, from the exons ATGGCAAGTAAGTTTGAGATGAGTGACTTGGGGAAGCTTACATACTATCTAGGCATTGAG ATACTCGAGGAAAGCGGTATGAGTGAATGTAATCCGACGCAAGCGCCTATGGCATTTAATGTCAAGGTGTCTAAAGTGattgaagaaaaaaacatcaacaaGAAGGAGTATAGAAAGAATATAGGTTGCCAGCGGTATTTACTACATACTCGACCGGATCTCCATTTCTCAGTAGGAGCATTAAGTAGATACATGCATGAACCGAAAAAGTCACATGGAGCGGCCTTCAAACAAATCTTAACGTATCTTCGCGGAACGGTCTCCCTAGGTGTTCGCTTTACTCGTTCAAATGAAGTCAAGCTGATCGGATACAGTGACAGTTCACACAATGTAGATAGTGATGATGGAAAAAGCACAACTGGTCATGTGTTTTATCTCAATGAGGGTCCAGTTACGTGGTGTTCCCAGAAGCAAGAGATCGTTGCATTGTCATCCTGTGAATCTGAATTCATGGCTGCAACGGAAGCGGCTAAACAAGCAATCTGGCTACAAGAGTTACTCGGAGAGATCATTGGGAAGCCATGTAAGAAGGTGACTATACTGGTAGATAACAAGTCCGCAATTGCGCTTACGAAGAATCCAGTATTTCATGGTCGAAGCAAGCACATTCATAAAAGGTTTCACTTCATACGTGAATCTGTTGAGAATGAGCAAGTTGAGGTTGAACATGTCCCGGGAAATGAGCAAGAGCCGACATACTAA
- the LOC125581927 gene encoding uncharacterized protein LOC125581927, with protein sequence MLTVKYYVRIKFKLLNNANSNYNSFYFRKMQNPHCTIICFDYGGYYIKDGVEMKWISGDGEGEDEIHTIVLKKSVDEITRSVLVERICRKIKVDDCKMKAKISYFPMVMYSNKPSYIWEDEDVFCYLMQVNQENCRSVLHVEFNKRDDDTDFYGSLSNREATERGATDREATDREATERGATDREATDREATERGATDREATATEAIDTEAIETEGGDEEGTEKDAADNEGTGGVLTLYEDIEMHENATEREAGPSVEVTPVVYKEWDDGMDLVLDQEFRTKEEAQTHIQAVSHVKCFEYEVIKSDTKRYVIKCRGAKEGCKWFVRVAKLTNSDLWSVRSYIKQHRCYVVTTRTLPNRRRGTQQIVASILAQDYPGSFDTPRPNALIDLVHQRVDVEVSYTTAYRGRRLAANKVRGTHEFFIILLYAHAGAGES encoded by the coding sequence ATGCTAACAGTAAAATATTACGTgagaattaaatttaaacttcttAATAATGCTAATTCTAAttataattcattttatttcagGAAAATGCAAAATCCGCATTGTACaatcatttgttttgattatggaGGATATTATATTAAAGATGGGGTTGAAATGAAATGGATTTCGGGAGATGGTGAAGGGGAAGATGAAATTCACACTATTGTGTTGAAGAAATCAGTGGATGAGATCACACGCTCTGTTTTGGTTGAGCGTATTTGCAGAAAGATAAAGGTAGATGACTGTAAGATGAAAGCGAAGATTAGTTACTTTCCAATGGTAATGTATTCGAACAAGCCATCATATATCTGGGAAGATGAAGACGTTTTTTGTTATCTAATGCAAGTAAATCAAGAGAATTGTAGAAGTGTTCTACATGTGGAGTTCAACAAAAGGGATGATGACACTGATTTCTATGGCAGTCTATCGAATAGAGAGGCTACTGAAAGAGGGGCTACTGATAGAGAGGCCACTGATAGAGAGGCTACTGAAAGAGGGGCTACTGATAGAGAGGCCACTGATAGAGAGGCTACTGAAAGAGGGGCTACTGATAGAGAGGCTACTGCTACAGAAGCTATTGATACAGAGGCTATTGAGACAGAAGGTGGTGATGAAGAAGGTACTGAGAAGGATGCAGCTGATAATGAAGGTACTGGTGGTGTGCTTACACTTTACGAAGACATTGAGATGCATGAGAATGCCACCGAAAGAGAAGCAGGACCCTCAGTTGAAGTCACACCAGTTGTCTATAAGGAGTGGGATGATGGTATGGATTTGGTTTTAGATCAAGAATTTAGAACCAAGGAGGAAGCGCAAACTCATATTCAGGCGGTGTCACATGTGAAGTGTTTTGAGTATGAGGTAATTAAGTCGGATACTAAGAGATATGTGATAAAATGCCGAGGAGCCAAAGAAGGCTGCAAGTGGTTTGTGCGTGTTGCAAAGTTAACGAATTCAGATCTTTGGTCAGTTAGAAGTTACATCAAGCAGCATAGATGTTATGTTGTTACCACAAGAACACTGCCTAATAGAAGGAGAGGCACACAACAAATCGTTGCATCTATCCTGGCCCAAGATTATCCTGGAAGTTTTGACACACCACGTCCCAATGCTCTGATCGATTTGGTTCATCAGAGAGTTGATGTGGAAGTATCATACACAACGGCAtatagaggaagaagactagctGCTAATAAAGTGCGCGGAACTCATGAAttctttattatattgttatatGCACATGCTGGAGCAGGTGAATCCTGA